A window from Chiroxiphia lanceolata isolate bChiLan1 chromosome 3, bChiLan1.pri, whole genome shotgun sequence encodes these proteins:
- the LOC116784457 gene encoding uncharacterized protein LOC116784457, whose translation MFFPQSHFFWTNIVPNHSSVPPLPCVPWIHREHSRTHQPLIFTHQDLTTTPRPLPFSRGLRDEFFHVVLPSIPLFLDEHCSKSSQCPSPSLCPLDPKGTLQDSPTLDLHPPGPHHHPRAVLLLQGMSNTFFPGCSPLIPFFWMSAIPDYPHLSRCPFPSSWIRREHSKTHQPLSFAHQDLTTTPGPLPFSRGLRDEFFQDVPSPVPFFPNERCSKSSWYPSPSLWIRREHSKTHQPLSFTHQDLTTTPGLFPFSRGCRTRVFQGVLPQSHFFWMIPIPNHPSLSHCPFPSSWICREHSKTHQPLTFTHQDLTTTPGPFPFSRGL comes from the exons ATGTTCTTCCCTCAATCCCACTTTTTCTGGACAAACATTGTTCCAAATCATTCCAGtgtccctccccttccctgtgtcccttgGATCCATAGGGAACACTCCAGGACTCACCAACCCTTGATCTTCACCcaccaggacctcaccaccaCCCCAAGGCCactccccttctccaggggaCTCCGAGATGAGTTTTTCCACGTTGTTCTTCCCTCAATCCCACTTTTTCTGGATGAACATTGTTCCAAATcatcccagtgtccctccccttccctgtgtcccttgGATCCAAAGGGAACACTCCAAGACTCACCAACCCTTGACCTTCACCcaccaggacctcaccaccaCCCCAGGGCTGTTCTCCTTCTCCAGGGGATGTCAAACACGTTTTTTCCTGGATGTTCTCCCTTAATCCCATTTTTTTGGATGAGTGCCATTCCAGATTATCCCCATCTCTCCCggtgtcccttcccttcctcttggATCCGTAGGGAACACTCCAAGACTCACCAGCCCTTGAGTTTTGCCcaccaggacctcaccaccaccccagg GCCgctccccttctccaggggaCTCCGAGATGAGTTTTTCCAGGATGTTCCTTCCCCAGTCCCATTTTTTCCGAACGAGCGCTGTTCCAAATCATCCTGgtatccctccccttccctgtggaTCCGTAGGGAACACTCCAAGACTCACCAGCCCTTGAGCTTCACCcaccaggacctcaccaccaccccagggctgttcccatTCTCCAGGGGATGCCGAACACGTGTTTTCCAGGGTGTTCTCCCTCAATCCCATTTTTTTTGGATGATTCCCATTCCGAAccatcccagtctctcccactgtcccttcccttcctcttggATCTGCAGGGAACACTCCAAGACTCACCAACCCTTGACCTTCACCCACCAAGACCTCACCACCACCCCAGGGCCgttccccttctccaggggaCTCTGA